A single Micromonospora sp. CCTCC AA 2012012 DNA region contains:
- the ruvA gene encoding Holliday junction branch migration protein RuvA, whose amino-acid sequence MIASVRGTVTATGPDHAVVEVGGIGLAVQCAPGTLAELRVGQPARLATSLVVREDSLTLYGFADDDAKQLFELLQTASGVGPRLAQAVLAVHTPDAVRKAIANADTAALTRVPGIGKKGAERLVLELRDRIGPVPIGPDGAAGVTGGAWPEQVRQALVGLGWTSAQAEQAVAAVAETVDGETPPVPVLLKQAIRLLGRTR is encoded by the coding sequence ATGATCGCCAGCGTGCGCGGCACGGTGACCGCGACCGGTCCGGACCACGCGGTGGTGGAGGTCGGCGGGATCGGCCTGGCGGTGCAGTGCGCCCCCGGCACCCTCGCCGAGCTGCGGGTCGGCCAGCCGGCCCGGCTCGCCACCAGCCTGGTCGTCCGGGAGGACTCGCTCACCCTCTACGGCTTCGCCGACGACGACGCCAAGCAGCTGTTCGAGCTGCTCCAGACCGCCAGCGGGGTCGGCCCCCGGCTGGCCCAGGCGGTGCTCGCCGTGCACACCCCGGACGCGGTCCGCAAGGCCATCGCCAACGCCGACACCGCCGCGCTGACCCGGGTGCCGGGGATCGGCAAGAAGGGCGCGGAACGCCTGGTGCTGGAGCTGCGCGACCGGATCGGCCCGGTGCCGATCGGTCCGGACGGGGCGGCCGGGGTGACCGGCGGCGCCTGGCCGGAACAGGTCCGTCAGGCACTGGTCGGGCTCGGCTGGACGAGCGCCCAGGCGGAGCAGGCGGTGGCCGCCGTCGCCGAGACCGTCGACGGCGAGACCCCGCCCGTGCCGGTCCTGCTCAAGCAGGCCATCCGCCTCCTGGGCCGCACCCGATGA
- the ruvB gene encoding Holliday junction branch migration DNA helicase RuvB codes for MTGENLVSAYVNDAELDAEASVRPKRLEEFIAQHRVRDQLDLLLKGAMRRGSPPDHILLSGPPGLGKTTLANIVAAELGSGIRVTSGPAIERSGDLAAILTSLAEGDVLFIDEIHRIAKPAEELLYSAMEDFRVDVIVGKGPGATAIPLDVEPFTLVGATTRSGLLTGPMRDRFGFVAHLDFYAPADLEALLRRSARILGVPITDEGAVEIAGRSRGTPRIANRLLRRVRDYAEVRADGVVTLETARAALTVYDVDALGLDRLDRAVLTALVDSFRGGPVGLSTLAVAVGEQPDTVEEVCEPFLVRAGLLARTPRGRVATEAAWRHLGRTPPNGTFGTDAPSVPDLFSAPPDQP; via the coding sequence ATGACGGGGGAGAACCTGGTCTCGGCGTACGTCAACGACGCGGAACTGGACGCGGAGGCCAGCGTCCGCCCCAAGCGGCTCGAGGAGTTCATCGCCCAGCACCGGGTCCGCGACCAGCTCGACCTGCTGCTCAAGGGCGCGATGCGGCGCGGCTCCCCGCCCGACCACATTCTTCTCTCAGGGCCGCCTGGCCTCGGCAAGACGACGTTGGCCAATATCGTGGCGGCCGAGCTGGGGTCCGGGATCCGGGTGACCAGTGGCCCGGCGATCGAGCGGTCCGGTGACCTGGCGGCCATCCTGACCAGTCTCGCCGAGGGCGACGTCCTGTTCATTGACGAGATCCACCGGATCGCCAAGCCGGCGGAGGAGCTGCTCTACAGCGCGATGGAGGACTTCCGGGTCGACGTGATCGTCGGCAAGGGGCCGGGTGCCACCGCGATCCCGTTGGACGTGGAGCCGTTCACCCTGGTCGGCGCGACCACCCGGTCCGGCCTGCTGACCGGGCCGATGCGCGACCGCTTCGGCTTCGTCGCCCACCTCGACTTCTACGCCCCGGCCGACCTGGAGGCGCTGCTGCGCCGCTCGGCCCGGATCCTCGGGGTGCCGATCACCGACGAGGGCGCGGTGGAGATCGCCGGTCGCTCCCGGGGGACGCCCCGGATCGCCAACCGGCTGCTGCGCCGGGTCCGCGACTACGCCGAGGTCCGGGCCGACGGGGTGGTCACCCTGGAGACCGCCCGCGCCGCCCTCACCGTGTACGACGTCGACGCCCTCGGCCTGGACCGGCTGGACCGGGCGGTGCTGACCGCCCTGGTCGACTCGTTCCGGGGTGGACCGGTGGGGCTCTCCACCCTGGCCGTGGCGGTGGGGGAGCAGCCGGACACGGTGGAGGAGGTCTGTGAGCCGTTCCTGGTCCGGGCGGGGCTGCTCGCCCGGACGCCGCGTGGCCGGGTGGCGACGGAGGCTGCCTGGCGCCATCTGGGGCGTACCCCACCGAATGGTACATTTGGCACTGACGCCCCTTCCGTGCCCGATCTGTTCTCCGCACCACCCGATCAGCCGTGA
- a CDS encoding TetR/AcrR family transcriptional regulator, with protein MSDMTSTADEAIVQATLDLLAEGSTIEALSIEAIAARAGVGKATIYRRWSGKDALLLDALRRLKGVMPQPAGHSVRDDLVLLVGAVGHNIDPRAAKIMPCLVPEVNRSPDHFQLYQNIIAPRRKLMREVLQRGVTTGELRADLDIELVMAMLTSPMLIQRMLRWHPELDDRVLPERIVDTILDGVRAP; from the coding sequence ATGTCTGACATGACTTCCACCGCGGACGAGGCGATCGTGCAGGCCACCCTGGACCTGCTCGCCGAGGGCAGCACCATCGAGGCGCTCTCCATCGAGGCGATCGCCGCCCGGGCCGGCGTGGGCAAGGCCACCATTTACCGACGCTGGTCGGGCAAGGACGCGCTGCTGCTGGACGCGCTGCGCCGGCTCAAGGGCGTCATGCCGCAGCCGGCCGGTCACTCCGTCCGCGACGACCTGGTCCTGCTGGTCGGTGCGGTGGGGCACAACATCGACCCGCGCGCCGCCAAGATCATGCCGTGCCTGGTGCCCGAGGTGAACCGCAGCCCGGACCACTTCCAGCTCTATCAGAACATCATCGCGCCCCGGCGGAAGCTGATGCGCGAGGTGCTCCAGCGCGGCGTCACCACCGGCGAGCTGCGCGCCGACCTCGACATCGAGCTGGTCATGGCGATGCTGACCAGCCCGATGCTGATCCAGCGGATGCTGCGCTGGCACCCCGAGCTGGACGACCGGGTGCTGCCCGAGCGGATCGTGGACACCATCCTGGACGGCGTCCGCGCCCCCTGA
- the ruvC gene encoding crossover junction endodeoxyribonuclease RuvC, translating into MRVLGVDPGLTRCGVGVVEGVPGRPCTLIAYYVVYTDPGDELPLRLLHLDRSLTELVAEHRPDAVAVERVFSQHNVRTVMGTAQASGIAVLAGARAGLPVQTYTPSEVKAAVTGSGQADKKQMTTMVTRLLRLPEPPKPADAADALALAICHVWRGGTRSKLAVAAERARRGGAR; encoded by the coding sequence GTGCGCGTGCTCGGCGTCGACCCGGGACTGACCCGGTGCGGGGTCGGCGTGGTCGAGGGCGTGCCGGGCCGGCCCTGCACGCTGATCGCCTACTACGTCGTCTACACCGACCCGGGCGACGAGCTGCCGCTGCGCCTGCTGCACCTGGACCGCTCGCTGACCGAGCTGGTCGCCGAGCACCGGCCCGACGCGGTCGCCGTGGAGCGGGTGTTCAGCCAGCACAACGTCCGCACGGTGATGGGCACCGCCCAGGCCAGCGGCATCGCGGTGCTCGCCGGGGCACGCGCCGGGCTGCCCGTGCAGACGTACACGCCGAGCGAGGTGAAGGCGGCGGTGACCGGTTCCGGTCAGGCCGACAAGAAGCAGATGACGACCATGGTGACCCGGCTGCTGCGGCTGCCGGAGCCGCCCAAGCCGGCCGACGCCGCCGACGCGCTGGCGCTGGCCATCTGCCACGTGTGGCGGGGCGGCACCCGGTCCAAGCTGGCCGTCGCCGCGGAGCGGGCCCGACGAGGAGGAGCACGATGA
- a CDS encoding branched-chain amino acid ABC transporter permease, whose translation MSSFLQNTFNGLVSGAFYALLALGLAVIFGMLRVVNFAHGAFYMLGAFGAYVLLSEAGVPFWAALVIMPVALAVLGMALERAVIHRLTRLDPLYNFLLTFGLTLILQDLVKSRYGSQSSPYATPSALRGSVDFGLFDFPTYRVFILGFTVLLCVAVWWVLVRTRIGMVVRAATERPELTRAFGIDVGRWVTPVFGFGIGLAGLAGVLAAPMRAVNPLMGADLIIVVFAVVVIGGLGSIFGSVAAGFGIGLVQAWGEAYLSDFPIVSQTIVFVVMAVVLLWRPAGLFGREEAPA comes from the coding sequence ATGTCGAGCTTTCTCCAGAACACCTTCAACGGGTTGGTGAGCGGGGCGTTCTACGCCCTGCTCGCCCTCGGGCTCGCGGTCATCTTCGGCATGCTGCGGGTGGTGAACTTCGCCCACGGCGCGTTCTACATGCTCGGCGCGTTCGGGGCGTACGTGCTGCTCAGCGAGGCGGGTGTGCCGTTCTGGGCGGCGCTGGTGATCATGCCGGTCGCCCTCGCGGTGCTCGGCATGGCGCTGGAACGGGCCGTCATCCACCGGCTCACCCGGCTCGACCCGCTCTACAACTTCCTGCTCACCTTCGGGCTGACCCTGATCCTCCAGGACCTGGTGAAGTCCCGGTACGGCAGCCAGTCCAGCCCGTACGCCACGCCGTCCGCGCTGCGCGGCTCGGTCGACTTCGGGCTCTTCGACTTCCCGACGTACCGGGTCTTCATCCTCGGCTTCACCGTGCTGCTGTGCGTGGCGGTGTGGTGGGTGCTGGTCCGGACCCGGATCGGCATGGTGGTCCGGGCCGCCACCGAGCGGCCCGAGCTGACCCGCGCCTTCGGCATCGACGTGGGGCGGTGGGTGACCCCGGTCTTCGGGTTCGGCATCGGCCTGGCCGGGCTGGCCGGGGTGCTCGCCGCGCCGATGCGGGCGGTGAACCCGCTGATGGGCGCCGACCTGATCATCGTGGTCTTCGCGGTGGTGGTGATCGGCGGCCTCGGCTCGATCTTCGGCTCGGTCGCCGCCGGCTTCGGCATCGGCCTGGTCCAGGCGTGGGGCGAGGCGTACCTGTCGGACTTCCCGATCGTCTCCCAGACGATCGTCTTCGTGGTGATGGCCGTCGTGCTGCTCTGGCGCCCGGCGGGCCTGTTCGGACGTGAGGAGGCACCGGCATGA
- a CDS encoding MFS transporter translates to MEPHENTGHPRRWAILGVLVISLLVVVLDNTILNVALRTLADPVHGLGASQGELEWAINSYTLVFAGLLFTFGVLGDRAGRKRFLVIGLVLFGLASLLSAYAQSPAQLVGARALMGIGGAAIMPVTLSIISNVFDPRERGRAIGVWAGAVGLAVAIGPILGGALLEHYWWGSVFLINVPVVVVGVVLVALLVPESRDPQPGRVDLLGVLLSVVGLVALTYGIIDGGEHGFDRPVVWLAILGGLAVLGWFVRHELRSDHPSLDVRLFRMPRFAAPVALVGLVFFAAMGVMFFSSFYLQLVRGYRPLETGLLFLPFAAAQLIFAPRSAAMVRRYGGRAVAAVGLALTVAALGAFAFIDASTPIWVVLVFFFLQGAGMANIMPPATESIMSALPREKAGVGSAVSNTVRQVAGALGVAVLGSVLSAVYRNDVASALAGLPAPAREAADESLSGAYAAAARLGPAGPKLIAAANDSFVSAMHWAAALSAVVATLGILIVLRWMPGRPTAAPAPARPEVEPELAGTA, encoded by the coding sequence ATGGAGCCACACGAGAACACCGGACATCCGAGGAGGTGGGCGATCCTCGGGGTGCTGGTGATCAGCCTCCTCGTGGTCGTCCTCGACAACACCATCCTCAACGTCGCCCTGCGGACCCTCGCCGACCCGGTGCACGGCCTCGGGGCCAGCCAGGGCGAGCTGGAGTGGGCGATCAACTCCTACACGCTGGTCTTCGCCGGGCTGCTGTTCACCTTCGGCGTGCTCGGTGACCGGGCCGGCCGCAAGCGCTTCCTGGTGATCGGCCTGGTCCTCTTCGGGCTGGCGTCACTGCTGTCCGCGTACGCCCAGAGCCCGGCGCAGCTGGTCGGCGCGCGCGCCCTGATGGGCATCGGCGGCGCGGCCATCATGCCGGTCACCCTCTCGATCATCTCCAACGTCTTCGACCCGCGCGAGCGCGGCCGGGCGATCGGCGTCTGGGCCGGGGCCGTCGGCCTCGCCGTGGCGATCGGCCCGATCCTCGGCGGCGCCCTGCTGGAGCACTACTGGTGGGGCTCGGTCTTCCTGATCAACGTGCCGGTGGTGGTGGTCGGCGTGGTGCTGGTCGCCCTGCTGGTGCCGGAGTCCCGCGACCCGCAGCCGGGACGGGTCGACCTGCTCGGCGTGCTGCTCTCGGTGGTCGGCCTGGTGGCGCTCACCTACGGCATCATCGACGGCGGCGAGCACGGCTTCGACCGGCCGGTCGTCTGGCTGGCGATCCTCGGCGGCCTCGCGGTCCTCGGCTGGTTCGTCCGCCACGAACTGCGCAGCGACCACCCCTCGCTGGACGTCCGGCTGTTCCGGATGCCCCGGTTCGCCGCGCCGGTGGCGCTGGTCGGCCTGGTCTTCTTCGCCGCGATGGGCGTGATGTTCTTCAGCTCGTTCTACCTGCAACTGGTCCGGGGCTACCGTCCGCTGGAGACCGGCCTGCTCTTCCTCCCCTTCGCCGCCGCCCAGCTGATCTTCGCGCCGCGCAGCGCGGCGATGGTCCGCCGGTACGGCGGCCGGGCGGTCGCGGCGGTCGGGCTGGCGCTGACCGTGGCGGCGCTGGGCGCGTTCGCCTTCATCGACGCGTCCACCCCGATCTGGGTGGTGCTGGTGTTCTTCTTCCTCCAGGGCGCCGGGATGGCCAACATCATGCCGCCGGCCACCGAATCGATCATGTCGGCGCTGCCCCGGGAGAAGGCCGGCGTCGGCTCGGCGGTCAGCAACACCGTCCGCCAGGTCGCCGGTGCGCTCGGCGTCGCGGTGCTCGGCTCGGTGCTCTCCGCGGTCTACCGCAACGACGTCGCCTCGGCGCTCGCCGGCCTGCCCGCCCCGGCCCGCGAGGCGGCCGACGAGTCCCTCTCCGGCGCGTACGCGGCGGCGGCCCGGCTGGGACCGGCCGGCCCGAAGCTGATCGCGGCGGCCAACGACTCGTTCGTCTCGGCGATGCACTGGGCGGCGGCGCTCAGCGCGGTGGTGGCCACGCTCGGCATCCTCATCGTGCTGCGCTGGATGCCGGGCCGTCCGACGGCCGCGCCGGCACCGGCGCGACCGGAGGTCGAGCCGGAGTTGGCCGGGACCGCCTAG
- a CDS encoding branched-chain amino acid ABC transporter permease, with amino-acid sequence MTSAVDSPVEVKAGGSGLLTVARAPGWVRYALLAVGLLVALWLPNGLYPAVAVDILCWALFAVSVDLLLGFTGLMSFGHAAFWGTSAYVTGLVAIHAGLPFPAAVLAGALAAALLALPIGYLAVKRTGIYFAMVTLAFAQLVYYVANEWRSVTRGENGLQGVPREFFGLDLTDDYYFYYAILPVVLLGLAAAWRIVHSPFGRVLVGIRDNPARARALGYPVHRYKLTAFVLSGFIAGLGGGLFAVGHRFVSLDVLHWTTSGKAVVVVVLGGIGTLWGGVLGAALVVRLEDWLSFSGFEAVGLVTGGIFVLVVLLFRRGVWGTVAALALRWGAARRR; translated from the coding sequence ATGACCAGCGCCGTCGACAGTCCCGTCGAGGTGAAGGCCGGCGGGTCGGGGCTGCTCACCGTCGCGCGGGCACCCGGCTGGGTCCGGTACGCCCTGCTGGCGGTCGGCCTGCTGGTGGCGCTCTGGCTGCCGAACGGCCTCTATCCGGCGGTCGCGGTGGACATCCTCTGCTGGGCGCTCTTCGCCGTCTCGGTGGACCTGCTGCTCGGCTTCACCGGGCTGATGTCCTTCGGGCACGCCGCCTTCTGGGGCACCTCGGCGTACGTGACGGGCCTGGTCGCGATCCACGCGGGCCTGCCCTTCCCGGCGGCCGTGCTGGCCGGCGCGCTCGCCGCGGCGCTGTTGGCGCTGCCGATCGGCTACCTGGCGGTGAAGCGGACCGGCATCTACTTCGCGATGGTCACGCTGGCCTTCGCCCAGCTGGTCTACTACGTGGCCAACGAGTGGCGTTCGGTCACCCGGGGCGAGAACGGCCTGCAGGGTGTGCCCCGGGAGTTCTTCGGGCTGGACCTCACCGACGACTACTACTTCTACTACGCGATCCTGCCGGTCGTGCTGCTCGGCCTGGCCGCCGCCTGGCGGATCGTGCACTCGCCGTTCGGTCGGGTGCTGGTCGGCATCCGCGACAACCCGGCCCGGGCCCGGGCGCTCGGCTATCCGGTGCACCGCTACAAGCTGACCGCGTTCGTGCTCTCCGGCTTCATCGCCGGGCTCGGCGGCGGCCTCTTCGCCGTCGGTCACCGCTTCGTCTCGCTCGACGTGCTGCACTGGACCACCTCCGGCAAGGCGGTCGTCGTCGTGGTGCTCGGCGGCATCGGCACCCTCTGGGGCGGGGTGCTCGGGGCGGCGCTGGTGGTGCGGCTGGAGGACTGGCTGTCGTTCTCCGGATTCGAGGCCGTCGGCCTGGTCACCGGCGGTATCTTCGTCCTGGTCGTCCTGTTGTTCCGCCGGGGCGTCTGGGGCACGGTGGCCGCCCTCGCGCTGCGCTGGGGAGCCGCCCGCCGCAGATGA
- a CDS encoding helix-turn-helix domain-containing protein, with protein sequence MSLMSSPVEFLELLAREAAAVEFEGPLVAARAAGLPAERLAELEQAKVVALRVRALLERRRRRETELSGLYDTASDLAGLRDLDDVLRAIVHRARNLLGTDVAYMTLNDEERGDTYMRVTDGSISARFQRLRLEMGDGLGGLVAQTGTPYVTSNYQEDERFRHTGEIDGGVGEEGLVAILGVPLRLGSSVIGVLYAANRSARPFAREEVSLLVSLAAHAAVAIDTARLLAETRSALAELSAANTTIRAHSSSVERAAAAHDRMTALVLRGGGVEDVASAVTDVLGGALLALDAEGRQLARVGQIEEPDRADMVEAVAASRTEGRSVARGPLWYAAVVAGAENLGALVLRPDGELVDADQRILERAALVTALLLLFRRTVAEAEGRVRGELLDDLIARPLRDTDALRSRARRLGVDLDAPCVLVAVGDDAIAATGSARQRVLSWATTYASTRGGLAAARDGRVVLMLPGRDAGGSARAVARDLSRVTGRPVTAGASGPASGPASLATTFVEAERCLTALGALGRSGQGASTAELGFVGLLLGAVGDSGDRDVERFLTATVGPVVDYDARRGTALVKTLEAYFGVGGSLARAAELLHVHVNTVTQRLERVGQLLGGDWQRPERALEVQLALRLHRLRTPPA encoded by the coding sequence ATGTCGCTCATGTCGTCGCCGGTGGAGTTCCTGGAACTGCTGGCCCGGGAGGCCGCCGCGGTCGAGTTCGAGGGTCCGCTGGTCGCCGCCCGGGCCGCCGGCCTGCCGGCCGAACGCCTGGCCGAGCTGGAGCAGGCGAAGGTGGTGGCGCTACGGGTCCGCGCGCTGCTGGAGCGCCGCCGCCGCCGGGAGACCGAACTGTCCGGCCTCTACGACACGGCCAGCGACCTGGCCGGGCTGCGGGACCTGGACGACGTGCTGCGGGCGATCGTGCACCGGGCCCGCAACCTGCTCGGCACCGACGTGGCGTACATGACGCTCAACGACGAGGAGCGCGGCGACACCTACATGCGGGTCACCGACGGCTCGATCTCGGCCCGGTTCCAGCGGCTGCGGCTGGAGATGGGCGACGGCCTCGGTGGCCTGGTGGCCCAGACCGGCACCCCGTACGTCACCTCGAACTATCAGGAGGACGAGCGGTTCCGGCACACCGGGGAGATCGACGGCGGGGTCGGCGAGGAGGGCCTGGTGGCCATCCTGGGGGTGCCGCTGCGGCTCGGCTCCAGCGTGATCGGCGTGCTCTACGCGGCGAACCGGTCGGCCCGGCCGTTCGCCCGCGAGGAGGTGTCGCTGCTGGTGTCCCTCGCCGCGCACGCGGCGGTGGCGATCGACACCGCGCGGCTGCTGGCCGAGACCCGCTCGGCGCTGGCCGAGCTCTCCGCGGCGAACACCACCATCCGGGCGCATAGCAGCTCGGTGGAGCGGGCCGCCGCGGCGCACGACCGGATGACGGCGCTGGTGCTGCGCGGCGGCGGGGTGGAGGACGTCGCGTCGGCGGTCACCGACGTGCTGGGCGGGGCGCTGCTGGCGTTGGACGCCGAGGGACGCCAGCTGGCCCGGGTCGGGCAGATCGAGGAGCCGGACCGGGCGGACATGGTGGAAGCGGTGGCCGCGTCGCGTACCGAGGGGCGCAGCGTGGCGCGGGGTCCGCTCTGGTACGCGGCGGTGGTCGCCGGGGCGGAGAACCTGGGCGCCCTGGTGCTGCGCCCGGACGGCGAGCTGGTCGACGCCGACCAGCGGATCCTGGAGCGGGCGGCGCTGGTCACCGCGCTGCTGCTGTTGTTCCGCCGGACCGTCGCCGAGGCGGAGGGGCGGGTCCGGGGCGAGCTGCTGGACGACCTGATCGCCCGGCCGCTGCGGGACACCGACGCGCTGCGCAGCCGGGCCCGTCGGCTCGGCGTGGACCTGGACGCCCCGTGCGTGCTGGTGGCGGTCGGCGACGACGCGATCGCGGCGACCGGCTCGGCCCGGCAGCGGGTGCTCTCCTGGGCCACCACGTACGCCTCGACCCGAGGTGGCCTGGCGGCGGCCCGGGACGGCCGGGTGGTGCTGATGCTGCCCGGTCGGGACGCGGGCGGCAGCGCGCGGGCGGTGGCCCGCGACCTGTCCCGGGTGACCGGCCGCCCGGTGACCGCCGGGGCGAGCGGACCGGCGAGCGGTCCGGCGTCGCTGGCGACGACCTTCGTCGAGGCGGAGCGCTGCCTGACCGCGCTGGGTGCGCTGGGCCGTTCCGGGCAGGGGGCGAGCACCGCCGAGCTGGGCTTCGTGGGGCTGCTGCTGGGGGCGGTCGGCGACTCGGGCGACCGGGACGTGGAGCGTTTCCTCACCGCCACGGTGGGGCCGGTGGTCGACTACGACGCCCGGCGGGGCACCGCCCTGGTGAAGACGCTGGAGGCGTACTTCGGGGTGGGTGGCAGCCTGGCGCGGGCGGCGGAGCTGCTGCACGTGCACGTCAACACGGTGACCCAGCGACTGGAGCGGGTCGGCCAGCTGCTCGGCGGGGACTGGCAGAGACCGGAGCGGGCGCTGGAGGTCCAGCTCGCGCTGCGGCTGCACCGGCTGCGGACGCCCCCGGCCTGA
- a CDS encoding 3-hydroxybutyrate dehydrogenase — translation MTAEPVAVPHVVRLDLSGRSALVTGGGSGIGRACALRLAAAGAAVLVVDRNTEAAKAVAAEAGGRAEGVDLADPAAVDRLDAEVDIVVNNAGLQHVAPVQDFPVERFEYIQRVMVEAPFLLVRRALPYMYAQGWGRIVNISSVHGLRASPYKAAYVSAKHALEGLSKVVALEGAAHGVTANCINPAYVRTALVESQIADQAASHGIGEDEVVEKIMLARAAIKRLIEPAEVAELVAYLCSPPAAFITGASIALDGGWTAN, via the coding sequence ATGACGGCAGAACCCGTGGCGGTCCCCCACGTCGTACGCCTCGACCTCTCCGGTCGTAGCGCCCTGGTGACCGGTGGTGGCAGCGGCATCGGCCGGGCCTGTGCCCTGCGGCTGGCGGCGGCCGGCGCGGCGGTGCTGGTGGTGGACCGGAACACCGAGGCGGCGAAGGCGGTCGCCGCCGAGGCGGGGGGCCGGGCCGAGGGGGTCGACCTGGCCGACCCGGCCGCGGTGGACCGGCTCGACGCCGAGGTGGACATCGTGGTCAACAACGCCGGGCTCCAGCACGTCGCCCCGGTGCAGGACTTTCCGGTGGAGCGCTTCGAGTACATCCAGCGGGTGATGGTGGAGGCGCCGTTCCTGCTCGTGCGGCGGGCGCTGCCGTACATGTACGCGCAGGGCTGGGGCCGCATCGTCAACATCTCCTCGGTGCACGGGCTGCGCGCCTCGCCGTACAAGGCGGCGTACGTGTCGGCCAAGCACGCCTTGGAGGGGCTGTCGAAGGTGGTCGCCCTGGAGGGCGCCGCGCACGGCGTGACCGCCAACTGCATCAATCCGGCGTACGTGCGCACGGCGCTGGTGGAGAGCCAGATCGCCGACCAGGCGGCCAGCCACGGCATCGGCGAGGACGAGGTGGTCGAGAAGATCATGCTGGCTCGGGCGGCGATCAAACGGCTGATCGAGCCGGCGGAGGTGGCGGAACTGGTGGCGTACCTGTGCTCCCCACCGGCGGCCTTCATCACCGGCGCCTCGATCGCCCTCGACGGGGGCTGGACGGCCAACTAG
- a CDS encoding transcriptional regulator codes for MLTEPMRAGAVETARKRLVTAAEDLDGSRVAAQVVQSAHELGVVPVWERVCVPLLAALPGRTPGEIAVEHALAEGVRVGLDVLHREPGRQLPTGGVLIAGAEHEQHCLGLHALAAALRERGRGCLHLGPALPWAALASAVTRTGPHSVVVWSQTPVTGRAHRLARFRRDFPGVRVHGAGPGWIEPLPPPSVRLTSMSAALTALLDRGE; via the coding sequence GTGTTGACCGAACCGATGCGGGCCGGGGCCGTGGAGACGGCCCGTAAGCGGCTCGTCACCGCCGCCGAGGACCTGGACGGCAGCCGAGTCGCCGCGCAGGTCGTGCAGTCCGCCCATGAGCTGGGCGTGGTGCCGGTCTGGGAGCGGGTCTGCGTCCCGCTGCTGGCCGCCCTGCCGGGGCGTACCCCCGGTGAGATCGCCGTCGAGCACGCCCTGGCCGAGGGGGTCCGGGTGGGGCTGGACGTGCTGCACCGGGAGCCCGGTCGGCAGCTGCCCACCGGGGGCGTCCTGATCGCCGGCGCCGAGCACGAGCAGCACTGTCTGGGCCTGCACGCCCTGGCCGCCGCGCTGCGGGAGCGGGGCCGGGGCTGCCTGCACCTCGGTCCGGCGCTGCCCTGGGCCGCGCTGGCCAGCGCGGTGACGCGGACCGGCCCGCACAGCGTGGTGGTCTGGTCGCAGACCCCGGTCACCGGCCGCGCGCACCGGCTGGCCCGCTTCCGCCGGGACTTCCCGGGGGTACGCGTGCACGGCGCCGGCCCCGGCTGGATCGAACCGCTGCCGCCGCCGTCGGTCCGGCTGACCTCGATGTCCGCCGCCCTCACCGCCCTGCTGGACCGGGGGGAGTGA